The Agarilytica rhodophyticola genome has a window encoding:
- a CDS encoding YHS domain-containing (seleno)protein codes for MKLKYFWNTLIGLTALLLASLSSAEIYTGFFSEKAVGGYDTVAYFTDGKPKKGKKKYKVEYMEATWYFSSAKNKELFEADPEKYAPQYGGHCAWAVGANSAKAPGNPKFWKIVDDKLYLNYNGDVQQKWFKDIPGFIKSADKNWPEIAE; via the coding sequence ATGAAGCTTAAATATTTTTGGAACACGTTAATAGGCTTAACGGCACTTCTTTTAGCGAGCCTTAGCTCAGCCGAAATATACACAGGTTTTTTCAGTGAGAAAGCGGTTGGGGGCTACGATACAGTGGCGTACTTTACTGATGGTAAGCCTAAAAAAGGTAAAAAGAAGTATAAAGTCGAATATATGGAAGCCACATGGTATTTCAGTTCAGCAAAAAATAAAGAACTATTTGAAGCTGATCCTGAAAAATATGCGCCTCAATATGGTGGTCACTGTGCTTGGGCTGTTGGTGCAAACAGTGCCAAAGCGCCAGGGAATCCCAAGTTTTGGAAAATAGTGGATGACAAGCTCTATCTCAACTATAACGGCGACGTTCAACAAAAGTGGTTTAAAGACATCCCTGGTTTCATCAAAAGTGCCGATAAAAACTGGCCCGAAATTGCCGAGTAA
- a CDS encoding D-alanine--D-alanine ligase yields the protein MSNYVNSHSVETQVERPNQSVQTKKLFMQDIENQDPENRGLPKLELGSKPVSFFEFWPAWFFYIPIVIYWILLSLRYRNFGLPMVVNPHIDLGGMVGESKLAILESAGEFAQTFVLPCVISEYVVDDALYKSDESLLAHVENELTKAEAKDITLPLVVKPELGCRGAGVRLIHNKMQLVEYLRLFPKGRRYILQKLAPYSAEAGVFYERMPGEAKGRVTSITLKYRPYVIGDGVSTLKTLILKDSRASILRDVYFERNVERLYSVPKPGECVPLAFAGSHSRGSVFRNGNEFISTELSEKIDEVMQDFPDFHYGRLDVKFNNIHLLKEGKEFVIIEINGVSSEKTHIWDSRTSLYSAFATLFEQYTTLFKMGYEMHKRGHRVPSAITLVKTWLRELKQSNEYPSTD from the coding sequence ATGAGCAATTACGTCAATAGCCATAGTGTTGAAACACAAGTAGAGCGACCCAATCAATCAGTACAAACAAAAAAGCTATTTATGCAAGATATTGAAAATCAAGACCCAGAAAATCGAGGGCTGCCAAAACTTGAACTAGGCTCCAAGCCTGTTTCTTTTTTTGAATTTTGGCCAGCCTGGTTTTTTTATATTCCTATTGTTATTTATTGGATATTGCTTTCATTGCGATACCGTAATTTTGGTTTGCCTATGGTGGTAAATCCGCATATTGATTTAGGTGGAATGGTGGGTGAATCGAAACTTGCCATTCTTGAGAGTGCGGGAGAATTTGCGCAAACTTTTGTTTTGCCTTGTGTTATTAGTGAATATGTTGTTGATGACGCGTTATACAAAAGTGATGAATCATTGCTGGCACATGTAGAAAATGAACTCACTAAAGCTGAAGCTAAAGATATTACTTTACCATTAGTTGTAAAGCCTGAATTAGGATGTCGTGGTGCCGGCGTGCGCCTTATCCACAACAAAATGCAGCTCGTAGAATATCTCCGATTATTCCCTAAAGGAAGACGTTATATTTTGCAAAAGCTTGCACCTTATTCAGCAGAGGCTGGCGTTTTTTATGAACGTATGCCGGGCGAAGCGAAAGGCCGAGTGACTTCAATAACGCTCAAGTACAGACCCTACGTGATTGGCGATGGAGTCAGTACTCTGAAAACTCTAATACTGAAAGATTCTCGTGCTTCAATCCTACGCGATGTATATTTCGAAAGAAATGTCGAACGATTATATTCAGTACCTAAGCCAGGAGAGTGTGTGCCTCTGGCATTTGCTGGAAGTCATAGTCGCGGTAGCGTTTTTCGTAATGGTAACGAATTTATTAGCACTGAGCTGAGCGAAAAAATAGACGAAGTGATGCAAGACTTTCCCGATTTCCATTACGGTCGGTTAGACGTGAAGTTTAACAATATACATTTGTTAAAAGAAGGAAAAGAGTTTGTCATCATTGAGATCAATGGTGTGAGCAGTGAGAAAACCCATATTTGGGATAGCCGCACATCACTGTATAGCGCTTTTGCTACACTATTCGAACAGTACACAACGTTATTTAAGATGGGGTATGAGATGCACAAACGAGGTCATCGTGTTCCATCTGCTATAACTTTAGTTAAAACTTGGTTACGTGAACTTAAACAGAGTAACGAGTATCCAAGTACTGATTAA
- a CDS encoding DedA family protein: protein MQSLLEYSDHPALLVMAIIVIAWIWEDAALIYGALLAAEGELNVALSVVAIFIGICSGDLALYYLGRAAHRWRRVRGWILLNPRSRALSRQFRLSTMTNIFIIRFIPGLRTIGFTLCGLWRISLYRFLWAMSFAGIIWIGTIFTLVYFLGTSAWLEDSDWKWALMGIAVVLLVANNVLARRSMNKPKKKRVSV from the coding sequence TTGCAAAGCTTACTAGAATATTCGGATCACCCAGCGCTATTAGTAATGGCAATCATTGTGATTGCTTGGATATGGGAAGATGCGGCTTTGATATATGGTGCGTTATTAGCTGCCGAAGGCGAGTTGAATGTTGCGTTATCTGTGGTGGCTATTTTTATCGGCATTTGTTCAGGCGACCTCGCGCTGTATTACCTCGGTCGTGCAGCACACCGATGGCGAAGAGTGCGAGGGTGGATTTTATTAAACCCTAGAAGTCGTGCTCTAAGTCGTCAATTCCGACTTAGCACTATGACGAATATTTTTATTATCCGTTTCATTCCTGGCCTTAGAACAATTGGTTTTACTCTCTGTGGTTTATGGAGAATTTCACTATATCGCTTTCTCTGGGCGATGAGTTTTGCCGGTATTATTTGGATTGGCACTATATTCACGCTAGTTTATTTTCTTGGCACAAGTGCATGGCTTGAGGACAGTGACTGGAAGTGGGCACTTATGGGAATCGCTGTTGTCTTGCTTGTGGCAAATAATGTTTTAGCCCGTCGATCTATGAACAAGCCGAAAAAAAAGCGAGTTTCAGTATGA